A genomic stretch from Bradyrhizobium quebecense includes:
- a CDS encoding TetR/AcrR family transcriptional regulator encodes MTLISEHSETDTRERILVVAERLFRQIGYQKTTVADIAKELRMSPANVYRFFDSKKAIHEGVARGLMGGVEVEAQRIARSEGPAAARMRQMMKTINRMNTERYVDDSKLHEMVEIAMQEDWQVCVTHMETIGHTIGEVIALGVATGEFEVDDLEVAALCAGTAMMRFFHPQMIAQCATKPGPTIDQMIDFVIAGLSPRIRAN; translated from the coding sequence ATGACACTGATCTCGGAACATAGCGAAACCGACACCCGCGAGCGGATTCTCGTGGTGGCGGAGCGCTTGTTCCGGCAGATCGGCTATCAGAAGACCACGGTCGCCGACATCGCCAAAGAGCTGCGGATGAGCCCGGCCAATGTGTACCGCTTCTTCGATTCGAAGAAGGCGATCCACGAAGGCGTGGCGCGCGGCCTGATGGGCGGGGTCGAGGTTGAGGCCCAGCGCATCGCGCGATCGGAAGGGCCGGCAGCGGCGCGCATGCGCCAAATGATGAAGACGATCAATCGCATGAATACCGAGCGCTATGTCGACGATTCCAAGTTGCACGAGATGGTCGAGATCGCGATGCAGGAGGATTGGCAGGTCTGCGTCACCCATATGGAAACGATCGGCCACACCATCGGCGAGGTGATCGCGCTAGGCGTGGCGACGGGCGAGTTCGAGGTCGACGACCTCGAAGTCGCCGCGCTGTGCGCCGGCACGGCGATGATGCGGTTCTTCCACCCGCAGATGATCGCTCAATGCGCCACCAAGCCGGGCCCGACCATCGACCAGATGATCGATTTCGTGATCGCCGGCCTGTCGCCGCGCATCCGCGCCAATTGA
- a CDS encoding flavin reductase family protein: MTAKDLHFYEPKNGHGLKHDPFNAIVAPRPIGWISSRDKGGNVNLAPYSFFNAFCYVPAIIGFSSTNWKDSVANIQDTGEFVWNLATMDLAKHMNATAAHVARDVDEFKLAGLTQVGGKLVNVPRVAESPVSFECKVSQIIQLQGADGKKAEAWLTLGEVVAVHIDKAFIKDGVYQTGLAHPIVRAGRRGDYFEIKPENMFEMIRPD; encoded by the coding sequence GTGACCGCCAAAGACCTGCATTTCTACGAGCCGAAGAATGGCCACGGCCTGAAGCACGACCCGTTCAATGCCATCGTGGCGCCGCGGCCGATCGGCTGGATCTCCTCGCGCGACAAGGGCGGCAACGTCAACCTCGCGCCCTACAGCTTCTTCAACGCCTTCTGCTACGTGCCGGCGATCATCGGCTTCTCCTCCACCAACTGGAAGGACAGCGTCGCCAATATCCAGGACACCGGCGAGTTCGTCTGGAACCTGGCGACGATGGATCTCGCCAAGCACATGAACGCGACCGCGGCGCATGTCGCGCGCGATGTCGACGAGTTCAAGCTCGCAGGGCTGACGCAGGTTGGCGGCAAGCTCGTCAACGTGCCGCGCGTCGCCGAGAGCCCGGTGTCGTTCGAATGCAAGGTGAGTCAGATCATCCAGCTCCAGGGCGCCGACGGCAAGAAGGCCGAGGCCTGGCTGACGCTCGGCGAGGTGGTCGCCGTCCATATCGACAAGGCCTTCATCAAGGACGGCGTCTATCAGACCGGTCTCGCGCACCCGATCGTCCGCGCCGGCCGTCGCGGCGACTATTTCGAGATCAAGCCGGAGAACATGTTCGAGATGATCCGGCCGGATTGA
- a CDS encoding SMP-30/gluconolactonase/LRE family protein encodes MTRQERSGPNGAQNGQKEERRDPNVSRRTLVQGLAVGAAAAAAGVSSALAQNAPAPVGPPTTITSPPRDFSPRGAPTTYFWDPDIIAVDPSFNDLAQPNTSIKRLFTGVLWAEGPAWSSQGRYLLWSDIPNNRQMRWSEDDGHVSVFRTPSNYSNGNSFDFQGRQLSCEHLTRRVTRYENDGTATVLADNYQGKRLNSPNDIVAHPDGSYWFTDPPYGGQLYEGEPDAAGGASNAAGKLNPRIGQPAGFAPAKRELPTNCYRIDPSGRVDLVVSEDQVPDPNGLCFSPDYKKLYVVSTGKGPGDTGPGGKGDVFVFDVGADNKPVNGKRFSDFTIDGVKCGPDGIRCDVNGNVWCSSNAGRAVGYNGVTVWSPEGKLLGRIRLPEVCGNITFGGPKRNRLFMAASQSLYAVYTATQGAGPA; translated from the coding sequence ATGACACGCCAGGAGCGGAGCGGTCCAAACGGCGCGCAGAACGGTCAGAAGGAAGAGCGACGCGATCCGAACGTTTCACGTCGAACACTCGTCCAGGGATTGGCGGTGGGGGCGGCCGCTGCCGCAGCCGGCGTCAGCAGCGCGCTGGCCCAGAACGCGCCCGCGCCGGTCGGACCGCCGACAACCATCACCAGCCCGCCGCGCGACTTCAGTCCGCGTGGTGCGCCGACCACCTATTTCTGGGACCCCGACATCATCGCGGTCGATCCGTCCTTCAACGATCTTGCCCAGCCCAACACCTCGATCAAGCGCCTCTTTACGGGTGTGCTGTGGGCGGAGGGCCCGGCCTGGAGCTCGCAGGGCCGCTATCTCCTGTGGAGCGACATCCCGAACAACCGGCAGATGCGCTGGTCGGAGGATGACGGCCATGTCAGCGTGTTTCGCACGCCGTCGAACTACTCGAACGGCAATTCGTTCGACTTCCAGGGCCGCCAGCTCTCCTGCGAACATCTCACCCGCCGGGTGACGCGCTACGAGAATGACGGCACTGCGACGGTGCTAGCCGATAACTATCAGGGCAAGCGGCTGAACTCGCCGAACGACATCGTCGCGCATCCCGACGGCAGCTACTGGTTCACCGATCCGCCCTATGGCGGCCAGCTCTACGAGGGCGAGCCTGACGCGGCCGGTGGCGCGAGCAACGCGGCCGGCAAGCTCAACCCGCGGATCGGGCAGCCCGCGGGCTTCGCGCCGGCCAAGCGCGAGCTGCCGACCAATTGCTATCGCATCGATCCCTCGGGCCGCGTCGATCTCGTGGTGAGCGAGGACCAGGTGCCGGATCCGAACGGCCTCTGCTTCTCGCCGGATTACAAGAAGCTCTACGTCGTCTCGACCGGCAAGGGACCGGGCGACACCGGCCCTGGCGGCAAGGGTGACGTCTTCGTGTTCGACGTCGGCGCCGACAACAAGCCCGTCAACGGCAAGCGGTTCAGCGACTTCACGATCGACGGAGTGAAGTGCGGACCGGACGGCATCCGCTGCGACGTCAACGGCAATGTCTGGTGCTCGAGCAATGCCGGCCGCGCGGTCGGTTACAACGGCGTGACGGTGTGGTCGCCGGAAGGCAAGCTGCTCGGCCGCATCCGGCTGCCCGAGGTCTGCGGCAACATCACCTTCGGCGGCCCCAAGCGCAATCGCCTGTTCATGGCCGCAAGCCAGTCGCTCTATGCGGTCTATACCGCGACCCAGGGCGCCGGGCCGGCCTAG
- a CDS encoding acyl-CoA dehydrogenase codes for MSFRRDYLSKPIFSWARGVLPTMSDTEREALEAGDVWWDADLFTGNPDWSKLLAFAPARLTEEENAFLHGPVDELCAMLDEWKINWEWRDLPPEVWSFIKAKKFFGMIIPKEFGGLGFSPYAHSEVVRKISSRSLTAAVTVMVPNSLGPGELLMRFGTKEQQDKWLPRLAAGQDIPCFGLTSPEAGSDAASMIDTGIICKGNFEGREVLGLKLNWHKRYITLGPVATLLGLAFKAYDPDHLVGSEDELGITVALIPTHLPGVSIGQRHLPAMQVFQNGPNWGRDVFIPLDYIIGGQERLGQGWKMLMTALAAGRGISLPSLSAAGAAYAARTTGAYARVREQFGISISKFEGIEEPLARIAGTAYLLDAARRLTCAALNEGHHPAVISGIMKLHATERMRIAIDDAMDIHGGKAVIDGPQNYLGGLYRSVPVGITVEGANILTRNLIVFGQGAIRAHPYLLQEMNALSETDRDKGLTAFDTAFWNHVGHSFATMFRAWGRSWTFGLFAPAPDAGDATEFYRQLSRYSSAFALCADMALLTLGGALKRKEMLSARFGDILSELYLLSAALKRWQDEGRQKEDLPALQWCMASGFKTIENRFAEILANLPNRPVAWMLKFLIQPFGARVTGPSDSVVHFCAQLVLSPSAARDRLTPDLAFVEDDGGIARLEKAFRLVTESEDAAKQLRAARLHDWKEAVKKGVITEADGEKLAAAHEAVAKVIEVDDFAPEALSPIYKKTADVHQFFQELGEQRAAS; via the coding sequence ATGAGCTTCCGCCGCGATTACCTGTCCAAGCCGATCTTCTCCTGGGCGCGTGGCGTGCTGCCGACCATGTCGGACACCGAGCGCGAGGCGCTGGAAGCCGGCGACGTCTGGTGGGACGCCGATCTCTTCACCGGCAATCCTGACTGGTCGAAATTGCTGGCGTTTGCGCCGGCCAGATTGACCGAGGAGGAGAATGCCTTCCTGCACGGTCCGGTCGATGAGCTCTGCGCGATGCTCGACGAGTGGAAGATCAATTGGGAGTGGCGCGACCTGCCGCCCGAGGTGTGGAGCTTCATCAAGGCGAAGAAATTCTTCGGCATGATCATCCCGAAAGAATTCGGCGGCCTCGGCTTCTCGCCCTATGCGCATTCCGAAGTGGTGCGCAAGATTTCCTCGCGCTCGCTGACCGCGGCCGTCACCGTGATGGTGCCGAACTCGCTTGGGCCGGGCGAACTCCTGATGCGCTTCGGCACCAAGGAGCAGCAGGACAAATGGCTGCCGCGCCTGGCTGCCGGCCAGGACATTCCCTGCTTCGGGCTGACCAGCCCGGAGGCCGGCTCGGACGCCGCCTCGATGATCGACACCGGCATCATCTGCAAGGGCAATTTCGAAGGCCGCGAGGTGCTTGGGCTGAAGCTGAATTGGCACAAGCGCTACATCACGCTGGGGCCAGTGGCGACGCTGCTCGGCCTCGCCTTTAAGGCCTATGATCCCGACCACCTGGTCGGCAGCGAGGACGAGCTTGGCATCACGGTCGCGCTGATCCCGACCCATCTGCCCGGCGTCTCGATCGGCCAGCGCCATCTGCCGGCGATGCAAGTGTTCCAGAACGGCCCGAACTGGGGCCGCGATGTCTTCATCCCGCTCGACTACATCATCGGCGGCCAGGAACGCTTGGGCCAGGGCTGGAAGATGCTGATGACGGCGCTCGCCGCCGGCCGCGGCATCTCGCTGCCGTCGCTGTCGGCCGCCGGCGCCGCCTACGCCGCGCGCACCACCGGCGCCTATGCCCGCGTCCGCGAGCAGTTCGGCATCTCGATCTCGAAATTCGAGGGCATCGAGGAGCCGCTCGCGCGCATCGCCGGCACCGCCTATCTGCTCGATGCCGCGCGGCGGTTGACCTGCGCGGCGCTGAACGAGGGGCATCATCCCGCTGTCATCTCAGGGATCATGAAGCTGCACGCCACCGAGCGGATGCGGATCGCAATCGACGACGCCATGGACATCCATGGCGGCAAGGCCGTGATCGACGGGCCGCAGAACTATCTCGGCGGGCTCTACCGCTCGGTACCGGTCGGCATCACGGTCGAGGGCGCCAACATCCTGACCCGCAATCTGATCGTGTTCGGGCAGGGCGCAATCCGCGCGCATCCTTATCTCTTGCAGGAGATGAACGCGCTCAGCGAGACCGATCGCGACAAGGGCCTGACTGCGTTCGACACCGCGTTCTGGAACCATGTCGGCCACAGCTTCGCGACCATGTTCCGCGCCTGGGGCCGCAGCTGGACCTTTGGCCTGTTCGCACCGGCGCCGGATGCCGGCGATGCAACGGAGTTCTATCGCCAGCTCTCGCGCTATTCATCGGCGTTCGCGCTGTGCGCCGACATGGCGCTGCTCACCCTCGGCGGCGCGCTGAAGCGCAAGGAAATGCTCTCGGCGCGCTTCGGCGACATCCTGTCGGAGCTTTACTTGCTTTCTGCCGCGCTCAAACGCTGGCAGGACGAGGGGCGGCAGAAGGAGGATCTTCCTGCGCTCCAATGGTGCATGGCATCCGGCTTCAAGACCATCGAGAACCGCTTTGCGGAGATCCTCGCCAACCTGCCGAACCGTCCGGTGGCATGGATGCTGAAATTCCTGATCCAGCCGTTCGGCGCGCGCGTCACGGGTCCGTCGGATAGCGTCGTGCATTTCTGCGCACAACTCGTGCTGTCGCCGTCGGCAGCGCGCGACCGCCTGACGCCGGATCTCGCCTTTGTCGAGGATGACGGCGGCATTGCGCGGCTGGAAAAGGCCTTCCGCCTCGTCACCGAGTCCGAGGATGCGGCCAAGCAGCTGCGCGCGGCGCGGCTGCACGACTGGAAGGAGGCCGTCAAGAAAGGCGTCATCACCGAGGCCGACGGCGAGAAGCTCGCCGCCGCCCATGAGGCCGTGGCCAAGGTCATCGAAGTCGATGATTTTGCGCCCGAGGCGCTGTCCCCGATTTACAAGAAAACCGCCGACGTGCATCAGTTCTTCCAGGAGCTTGGTGAGCAGAGGGCGGCGAGCTGA